TGCCGAATGTTGGGGAAAAATTTCAACTAAATGTGTTTGAGTTAACAGAACCGGCGTCTGAGCATCTTCTAAAATGTATCCCAATCGCTCAGAAGGATAGGCTGGATCGAGTGGGACGTAAGCGCCGCCGGCTTTGAGAATTCCCAAGATTGCAACCATCATTTCTAAGGATCGCTCCAGGCAAATCCCCACGAAAACTTCTGGCCCTACACCGAGCGAACGCAAGTAGTTGGCGAGCTGATTTGCTCTAGCGTTGAGCTGCCCGTAAGTTAGCTGTTTGTCTTGAAAAACTGCGGCTACAGCGTCGGGTGTGTGCTCGACTTGGGCTTCAAATAGCTGGTGAACACACTTGTCGTGTGGGTAATCTGTCTGCGTGTTATTCCATTCGATGAGGATTTGCTGCTTTTCTGCTGGGGTTAACAGTGGCAGCTCTGAAATCGGTTGCTCTGGATTTGCAACAATGCCTTCGAGCAAGGTTTGAAAATGCCCTAACAGCCGGTTAATTGTGTCTGAGTCAAACAGCTCGGCATTATATTTCAATTCCGCAATGACTGCTTGCTCCGTGTCCTTCACGCACAGCATTAAGTCACACCCAGCCGTGTCACTGTCGAAATTGATGGGGAGCAGCGTCAGTCCTGTACGCTCTAGTGTTTCCGAGAGTTTAGGATTGTCAAACGCAAACATCACCTGGAATAGGGGTGTCTGATTGGG
The Microcoleus sp. FACHB-672 genome window above contains:
- a CDS encoding non-ribosomal peptide synthetase, which gives rise to MTQSKVNPSVPASNPPAHPEMLSQQSNTVETQSQKQLESGKSPYSNIPLLDLPADRPRSALGSFVAASQHLTLSQTLAHNIKALSQQQGHPLFITLLAAFKTLLYRYTGTTEIVVASAAPKHKWTESEGLIGFINTLVLHTQIDGNASFLELAERVQTVTLNAYDKPESPFETVVGERQLEQPNQTPLFQVMFAFDNPKLSETLERTGLTLLPINFDSDTAGCDLMLCVKDTEQAVIAELKYNAELFDSDTINRLLGHFQTLLEGIVANPEQPISELPLLTPAEKQQILIEWNNTQTDYPHDKCVHQLFEAQVEHTPDAVAAVFQDKQLTYGQLNARANQLANYLRSLGVGPEVFVGICLERSLEMMVAILGILKAGGAYVPLDPAYPSERLGYILEDAQTPVLLTQTHLVEIFPQHSAQVVCLDSNWQTIAQYSEENPVNIADTSNLAYIIYTSGSTGKPKGTMIPHQGLV